GAGGGAGAGGTCGAGGGTGTCTCCTCGGCCTCCGGGTCGGAGCCGTCGCCGCAGGCGGCGAGCAGGCAGGCAGCGACGCTCAGCGCGGCGAGAAGGGGGTGCGGACGGCGGGGGCGAGTACGCATCCGTCGATGGTGGCATGGTTGTCCCCGTGACTGCCGCACCCGACTGCCTGTTCTGCAAGATCGTCGCGGGGGACATCCCCGCCGAGGTCGTCCACACCACCGAGCGCACCGTCGCCTTCCGCGACATCAACCCCCAGGCGCCGCTGCACGTCCTGGTCGTGCCGCGCGACCATCAGGCGAACGCCGCCGCCTCGGCCGAGGCCGACGCGGCGATGTTCGCCGAGATCGCCACCACGGCGCGCACCGTCGCCACCGGCGAGGGGTACGACGACTACCGCCTCGTCTTCAACACCGGAGCCGGCGTGGGGCAGACCGTCTTCCACACGCACTGCCACGTGCTCGCCGGCCGGTCGATGACCTGGCCCCCGGGCTGAGCCCGGAGACGCCGGTGGGCG
This region of Nocardioides sp. L-11A genomic DNA includes:
- a CDS encoding HIT domain-containing protein, whose translation is MTAAPDCLFCKIVAGDIPAEVVHTTERTVAFRDINPQAPLHVLVVPRDHQANAAASAEADAAMFAEIATTARTVATGEGYDDYRLVFNTGAGVGQTVFHTHCHVLAGRSMTWPPG